From one Bradyrhizobium sp. Ash2021 genomic stretch:
- a CDS encoding class I poly(R)-hydroxyalkanoic acid synthase: MKGTSSPDDPSAYLENLMHAGQQSMKRFDDALAAAMGVSDKSSAPMGQVFSPFAFAIDMQREYVTQIWRFWNAAVIGTLTLGTKPAILPVRGDKRFKDQAWQETPYYDLLKQSYLLASTQLHELVDHAQVDNRTRLQLRFYARQFIDAMSPSNFPATNPEVIRKAIETRAASLTAGIQNLIEDIQKGRITRVDESAFEVGGNLAVTPGFVVFENELIQLIQYTPKTPDVEKTPLLIVPPCINKYYLLDLGTGNSLVEYAVAQGHQVFLISWRSAVPEIGHLSWDDYLRLGPLKAIDVVRDIANVDEVHALGFCVGGTILSCAGGVLAARDENKLATITLLTTMLDFTDTGDIGLLIDEGSVVLREATIGRGGVLPGKELAFTFGTLRANDLIWRYVVDSYLKGATLDAFDLLYWDSDSVSLPGPMYCWYARNTYLENNIKKPGKTTQCGVPIDLSCVKVPLYMLASREDHIVPWQTAYRSKDLIGKDQRFVLAASGHVAGVINPPARNKRSHWLNDDLACDAKDWLENAEERPGSWWPDWDVWMKRHSSGVIPAPAQAGNANYNVIEPAPGRYVKQKSN, translated from the coding sequence ATGAAAGGTACGTCATCGCCGGACGATCCGTCTGCCTATCTTGAAAACCTGATGCATGCGGGCCAGCAATCGATGAAGCGGTTTGACGATGCGCTCGCGGCGGCAATGGGAGTATCCGACAAGAGCTCGGCCCCCATGGGTCAGGTCTTTTCGCCTTTTGCGTTCGCGATAGATATGCAGCGCGAGTACGTCACGCAAATCTGGCGGTTCTGGAACGCCGCGGTCATAGGGACACTTACCCTCGGCACAAAACCTGCGATCCTGCCAGTTCGCGGCGACAAGCGCTTCAAGGACCAAGCGTGGCAGGAGACGCCTTACTACGATCTTCTCAAACAATCGTATCTCCTCGCCTCAACACAACTTCACGAGCTGGTTGATCACGCACAGGTCGATAACAGAACGAGGCTGCAGCTTCGTTTTTACGCGCGTCAATTCATTGACGCGATGAGTCCCTCAAATTTCCCCGCGACCAATCCGGAAGTCATACGGAAAGCAATCGAAACCCGCGCGGCGAGTCTTACCGCCGGAATCCAGAATCTGATCGAAGATATTCAGAAGGGACGAATTACGAGGGTCGACGAATCTGCTTTTGAAGTGGGTGGTAACCTCGCAGTTACACCGGGCTTCGTCGTCTTTGAGAACGAATTGATCCAACTGATCCAGTACACGCCGAAGACGCCCGACGTCGAGAAGACGCCGTTGCTGATTGTACCGCCTTGCATCAACAAATATTATCTTCTCGATCTAGGTACAGGGAATTCGCTTGTCGAATATGCCGTCGCCCAAGGTCATCAGGTCTTCCTGATTTCCTGGCGGAGCGCGGTGCCTGAGATCGGACATCTGAGCTGGGATGATTATTTGAGGCTTGGCCCGCTCAAGGCTATCGATGTGGTACGCGATATCGCCAACGTCGACGAAGTTCACGCGCTCGGTTTCTGCGTTGGGGGCACTATTTTGAGCTGCGCAGGGGGGGTGCTCGCCGCGCGTGACGAAAACAAGCTCGCGACCATCACGCTTTTGACCACCATGCTCGACTTTACCGACACAGGCGATATCGGCCTGCTGATCGACGAGGGCTCGGTTGTCTTGCGAGAGGCGACGATCGGAAGAGGCGGCGTCCTTCCCGGCAAAGAGTTGGCCTTCACGTTCGGAACGTTACGCGCCAACGATCTGATCTGGCGCTATGTGGTCGACAGCTATCTGAAAGGCGCGACGCTTGACGCATTCGACCTGTTGTACTGGGACTCCGACAGCGTCAGCCTGCCAGGCCCGATGTATTGCTGGTACGCGCGCAATACATATTTGGAGAACAACATCAAGAAACCGGGCAAGACCACGCAGTGCGGAGTTCCCATTGACCTCTCCTGTGTCAAAGTGCCGCTCTATATGCTGGCCTCGCGTGAGGATCACATTGTTCCATGGCAGACCGCGTACCGCTCGAAGGATCTGATCGGAAAAGACCAACGCTTCGTCCTCGCGGCTAGCGGTCACGTTGCTGGCGTCATTAACCCGCCGGCCCGCAACAAACGCAGCCACTGGCTGAATGATGACCTGGCATGCGACGCGAAGGATTGGCTCGAGAATGCCGAAGAGAGACCCGGGAGCTGGTGGCCCGATTGGGATGTTTGGATGAAGCGACACTCCAGCGGGGTGATTCCTGCGCCGGCGCAGGCCGGCAACGCCAACTATAACGTCATCGAGCCGGCACCTGGCCGTTACGTGAAGCAAAAATCAAACTGA